The window AAGACCTTCGTGATCAAGTACGGCGGCAACGCCATGATCGACGAAGAGCTGAAGGACAGCTTCGCGCAGGACATCGTGCTGCTCAAATACGTCGGCGTCAACCCGGTCGTCGTCCACGGCGGTGGGCCGCAGATCAACGAGATGCTGGAGAAGATGGGGACGCCGACGCAATTCGTGCGCGGCATGCGTGTCACGGATCAGGCGACCATGGACATCGTGGAAATGGTGCTCGTCGGGAAAATCAACAAGGAAATCGTCAACTCGATCAACCAGCACGGCGGTCTTGCGGTCGGCTTGTGCGGCAAGGACGGCGGGCTGATCCAGGCGCGGAAAATGACGGTCACGGTGAAAAATAACGGACAGGAGCCGGAGGTCGTCGATATCGGCATGGTCGGCGAGATCACCGGCATCAATCCGATGGTGATCAATTCCCTCGACGAGAATAAATTCATCCCGGTGATCGCCCCGATCGGAGTCGGCGAGGGCGGCGAGACCTACAACATCAACGCGGACCTGGTCGCCGGGCAACTCGCGGAAGCGCTCGCCGCGGAGAAGCTCATCCTGCTCACCGATGTCGAAGGCGTCAAGGACAAGAAGGGCGAGCTTTTGAGTACGCTCAAGATCAACCAGGCGCGGAAACTTATCCAGGACGGCGTCGTCGGCGAAGGGATGATTCCCAAAGTCGAATGCTGCATCGAGGCCCTGAAGGGCGGCGTGGGGAAGACCCACATCATCGACGGACGGGTGAAGCACGCGGTGTTGTTGGAGGCGTTTACGAACGAGGGGGTGGGGACCGAGGTAGTTCAAAAATAGCGTTCAGCCCTCAGCCGTTAGCCATTAGTTTCGCTCCCGACAATTTATTGTTTCTTAGCTAAATGTGACGCAAAAAATATATGAACAACCGCCAGATCATCAATCTGACGCAAAAATACGTCGCCAATACTTACGCGCGATTTCCCGTCGCGCTCGTGCGCGGCAAGGGCGCTCGGGTGTGGGACGCCGACGGCAAGGAGTATCTCGACTTTGTCGCCGGGATCGCGGTCAACTGCCTTGGACACAACCATCCCGCGGTAGCCCGCGCCATCCGCCGGCAATCGGCCAAGCTGCTCCACGTCTCCAACCTCTATCACATTGAGCCGCAGTCGGGGCTGGCGCGCGAGCTGTGCCGCCATTCGTTCGCCGAGCGGGTTTTTTTTTGTAACAGCGGCGCGGAGGCCAACGAGGCGGCGTTCAAGCTCGTGCGGCGCTACGGCGCGGAGTGGCTGGGAGGAAAATACGAAATTCTCTCGACTCAAAATTCCTTCCACGGGCGGACCTTGGCGACGCTCACCGCCACCGGGCAGGAAAAGGTGCGCGCCGGATACGACCCGCTGCCGGCGGGCTTTCGCCGGGTGCCTTACAACGATCTCCGCGCGATGGAAGAGGCCGTCGATGAAAAAACGACCGCGGCCATTCTGGTCGAGCCGATCCAGGGCGAAGGCGGCGTGATCGTTCCCGACAAGAGCTATCTCCAGGGATTGAGAGAGCTGTGCGACCAGAAGGAGCTTCTGCTCATCTTCGACGAAGTGCAGTCGGGCATGGGCCGGACGGGGAAACTCTTCGCCTACGAGCATTTCGGCGTCGAGCCCGACATCATGACCTTGGCCAAGGCGCTCGGCGGCGGGTTGCCGTTGGGGGCGATGCTGGCCAAAGAGAAAGTGGCGCGCAGCTTCGTCCCCGGCGCGCACGCTTCGACCTTCGGCGGCAATCCTCTGGCTTGCAGCGTCGGCGCCGCCGTGCTCGAGACTCTGCTTCAAGGCGGCGCGCTCAAGAATTGCGTCAAGATGGGAAGGGTGTTATCCGACGGGCTCCAGGCGCTGAAGCGGAAGTTTCGCTACATTCGCGAGATCCGCGGCCGGGGGCTCATCCTTGGCATGGAGCTGGAACAGGACGGAGGAAAGATTGTGGAGGACTGCATGAAAGCCGGCCTCCTGATCAATTGCACCGCCCACAAGGTGCTGCGCTTCATTCCGCCGCTCACCATTGGGAAGAAGGATATCGAGCGCGGTCTGGCCATTCTTGAAGGCGTCCTCGCGCGCCAATAATACGCCCCGGTTAAAGCCGCCATGAAGAAGAGAGATCTGCTGACATTGGACGATCTCAGCCGAAAGGAGATCGAGAAGGTTTTATCGCTCGCCCAGAGATTCAAGAGCGAGCAGAAGAGCGGACGGGCGCATCGCCTGCTGGTGGGCAAGACGCTGGCTCTCGTCTTCGAGAAGCCGAGTCTCAGGACCCGGGTCAGTTTCGAGACGGGAATTTTCCAGCTCGGAGGCAACGCGGTGTTTCTCGGCCCGGGAGAGATCCAGCTCGGCGTGCGGGAGACCGCGGCGGATTCCGCCCGCAATTTGAGTCGCTGGGTGGATCTCATCGTCATGCGCACTTTTGCCCAGCATACCCTGGAGGAAATGGCGTCGCACGCGACGATCCCGGTCATCAACGGCCTTACGGATCTGTTTCATCCGTGCCAGGTATTGGCGGATTGTTTGACGCTTTTGGAGCGCAAGGGCGCTCTGAAGGGTTTGAAGGTCGCCTTTCTCGGCGACGGCAACAACATGGTCCATACCTGGATGCAAGCGGCGGAAAAATTCTCGCTCTCTTTTGTCGTCGCCTGTCCGAAAGGCTACGAGCCCGACGCGAAGATCGCGCGCGCCGCAAAAGAAAAGGGCGGAAGAGTAAGCGTCACGCATGAGATCGAGAAAGCGGTGCGGGATGCGGACGCCCTCTACACCGACGTCTGGACCAGCATGGGGCAGGAGAGGGAATTTGAGAAGAGACGCAGGGCCTTCCAGAGCTACCAGCTCAACCAAGCCGTAGTGGCCAAGGCGAAAAAGGATGTTGTGGTCATGCATTGCCTGCCGGCGCACCGGGGCGAGGAGATCACGGACGAGGTTCTGGACGGTCCGCGATCGGTCGTCCTGGATCAGGCCGAGAATCGCCTCCACGTGCAGAAGGCGATCATGGTATGGGCGTTGAAAGGGTTCAAAGGTTGAGAGAGAAAACCAGTAAGAAGCTTGAAGACGGAAAAATGAAGATCAACAAGGTGGTGCTCGCCTACTCCGGCGGCCTCGACACGTCGGTGATCCTCCGCTGGCTGATCGAGACATACAAATGCGAGGTGATCGCTTACTGCGCCGATCTCGGTCAGGAAGAAGATCTCGACGGCGTGCGCGAGAAGGCGAAGAAGACCGGCGCGAGCAAAGTGTATATCGACGATCTGCGCGAAGAGTTCGTCAAGGACTACGTGTTCCCGATGCTCCGCGCCAACGCGATTTACGAAGGCGCCTATTTGCTTGGCACTTCGATCGCGCGGCCGCTCATCGCCAAGCGCCAGATCGAGATTGCGGTGCAGGAAAAGGCCGACGCGGTCGCGCACGGCGCAACCGGCAAAGGCAACGATCAGGTCCGCTTCGAGCTCACTTACTATGCGCTAAAGCCGGATGTAAAAGTTATCGCTCCGTGGCGGACCTGGGACCTCGACTCGCGCGGCAAGCTGATCGATTACGCTTCGCGCCACGGCATTCCGGTGCCCGTCACCAAAGAGAAGCCTTACAGTATGGACCGGAATCTTTTTCACATCAGCTATGAGGGAGGGATACTGGAAGATCCGTGGAGCGAGCCGCCGGCCGAGATGTTCGTCTGGACGCGCGCGCCCGAAAAGGCGCCCGACAAGCCGGAGTATATCGAAATCGAATACGTCGCCGGCGATCCGGTGGCGCTCGACGGCAAGAAACTTTCGCCGGCCAAGCTGCTGAGCGAGCTGAACCGGCTCGGCGGACGGCACGGGGTCGGGCGCGTCGATGCGGTCGAGAACCGCTACGTCGGCATGAAGTCCCGCGGCGTGTACGAGACTCCCGGCGGGACGTTGCTCCACCTCGCGCATCGGGCGCTCGAATCGATCACCATGGACCGCGAGGTGATGCGGCTCCGCGATTCCCTGGTGCCGCGCTACGCGGAGATGATTTATTACGGCTACTGGTTCTCGCCCGAGCGGGAAGTCTTGCAGCAGACGATCGACGCCGCCCAGAAAAATGTGACGGGGCGCGTGCGCCTCAAGCTCTACAAGGGAAGCGCCTACGTTGCGGGAAGAAAGTCGGAGGTGTCGCTCTACGATCCGAAGATATCGACCTTCGAAGAAGGCGAAGGTTACAACCAGGCGGACGCCGAAGGCTTCATCCGGCTGAACGCGCTCCGGCTGCGGCTTCGGCGGTTGCGTCAATTAAAAGAAAGTTAAAAAGTTTAAGGGTTCAAGGTTCAATCTAAAGTCCAAAATCCAACCAAACATATTTGAAATATCCGGCTAACATTTGGGTTACGGAATCGGCAAAGAGGTGACTCGCGCAAAGACGCAAAGCACGCCAAGTTCGGAGAAAAAGAAAATATTTTACTTTGCGCCTTGGCGTCTTGGCGCGAGAATCTTTGTTGAAGTTGTTTTGTCGAACATTGAACAGGTAAGAATCTAAAATCGAAAATGGATAGGTGGTTTTTTGGCACGGGGTAAAAAACTCTGGGGCGGGCGCTTCGCCGGCCGCACGGCGGGAACGGTCGAGGCTTTCACCGCCTCGATCGACGTGGACCGGCGGCTTTACCGCCACGATATCGCCGGCAGCATCGCCCACGCGCGCATGCTCGGGCGCCGGCGCATCATCTCGTCCCGGGAGGCGCGGCGCATCGTGCGCGGATTGCAAACGATAGAGAAAGAAATCGAGGAGGGGAAGGTCCGCTTCTCCGCCGCCGACGAAGACATCCACATGAACATCGAGCGGCGGCTGATCGAGAAGATCGGCCGGACGGGAGAGAAGCTTCACACCGCGCGCAGCCGCAACGATCAGGTCGCTCTCGACATGCGCCTTTATCTCCGCGACGAGCTCAAAAATATTTCGGCGGCGATCGAGGGGCTCAAGCGCGAGCTCGGGCGCGCGGCCAAACGGTATCTCAAGATCATCATGCCGGGCTATACGCACTTGCAGCGCGCGCAGCCGGTTCTCTTCTCGCACCACCTGCTCGCCTACGCCGAGATGTTGGAGCGCGACCGCGAGCGGATGAGCGACTGTCTAAAACGGGTGAACGTCCTGCCGCTCGGCGCCGGCGCGCTCGCCGGCACGACCTTGCCGATCGACCGGCGCTACGCGGCCAAGCTTCTCGGCTTCCCACGCGTCGCCAAAAACAGCATCGACGCCGTCAGTGACCGCGACTTTGTTCTGGAATTTATCTCGGCCGCCGCGATTCTCTTCGTTCATTTGAGCCGCCTTGCGGAGGAATTGGTCTTATGGTCTAGTACAGAATTTGGATTTATCGAGCTGCCCGACCGCTATTGTACCGGGAGCTCGATGATGCCGCAGAAAAAAAATCCGGATGTGCCGGAGCTTATCCGCGGCAAGACCGGCCGGATCTTCGGCCACCTGCAGGCGCTGCTGACGATCATGAAAGGGCTTCCTCTGGCTTATAACCGCGACTTGCAGGAGGACAAGCCGCCGCTTTTCGACACGGTGGACACCGTGAAGGCGAGCCTCGAAGTCATGCGCGGGTTGATGGCGGAGATCAAAATAAAGAAAGAGAGAATGACGGCGGCGGCGGCGGACGGTTTGATGAACGCCACCGATCTGGCGGATTATCTCGTCGCGCGCGGGATGCCGTTCCGTTCGGCCCACGCGCTCGTGGGAAAGATCGTCCGCGTGTGCGTCGAGCGAGCCTGCAAGATCGAGGAGCTGCCGCTCAAAGAGCTGCGGCGCTTTTCTCCCAGGATCGAGCGCGACGTCTATGCGTATTTGACGCCGCGGGCGGCCGTCGATCGGCGCCGCTCCGAGGGCGGAACCGCGCCGGCCAACGTGCGACGGCGCCTGAGGGAGATGGGCTTCTAAGGAGCGTTGCAAAATGCAAAATGTAAAGTGCAAAATGCACACGGCAAAACCACCCTCCAATTTTCAATTTTCAATTTGCATTTTGCTATTTGCACTGGCTGCACTAGCCGGCTGCGGCGCCAAGGGTCCTCTGCGCGCGCCGGAGGGCGCTATTCCCGAACCGATCAAGGATCTAAGGGGCAAGGCGGGAAACCAGGGAGTCAACCTCACGTGGACACGGCCGGATCGTTACCTTGACGGCAAGGAGCTGAACGATCTTGCCGGCTTCATTATTTTTCGCAAGGAGATCTCCAAGACGTGCCCCGAGTGTCCCGTGCCGTATCGAGAGAGGGCGGTCGTCAACGTGGAAGACCAGCAGAAATTTCAGAAGCGAAAGCAATACGGGTTCGTCGATCAGGAGCTTCAGCCGCAGACGATTTACCGCTATCGCGTTATTTCCAAGGTCATGGACGACACTTTGAGCGAACCCTCCAACGAAGTCGAGGTCGCCTGGAAGGCGAAATGAATCACTTTGAATACAAAAACGGAGAATTGTTTGCCGAGGAAGTGCCCGTTCGCCGCATCGCCCGCGAGGTCGGTACGCCGGCCTACATCTATAGTCTCGCCACGCTCCGACGCCACTACCGCGTCTTCGATCAAGCCTTCGTCAAGGTTTCACATCTGGTCTGCTTCTCCGTCAAATCCAATTCCAATCTGGCGGTGCTGAGGACTTTCGCCAAGGAGGGAAGCGGCTTCGACATCGTTTCCGGCGGCGAGCTATTTCGCGCGCTCAAGGCCGGCGGCGATCCCAAGAAGATCGTTTTCTCCGGCGTGGGAAAAAAGAAGGAAGAGATCGAGTACGCGCTCAACGCCGGAATCCTGATGTTCAACGTCGAGTCCGAGCAGGAGCTGACTTTTATCGATCAGGTGAGCCGCGGCCTGGGGAAGCGGGCGCCGATCAGCCTGCGCGTCAACCCCGACGTCGATCCCAAGACGCACCCTTATATCTCGACCGGAATGAAGAAGAGCAAGTTCGGCATCGAGATCAAGCGCTCCGCCGAGCTTTACAAGAAGGCCCTGTCGCTCAAGAACCTCGAAGTGATCGGCGTCGACTGCCATATCGGCTCGCAGCTCACGTCGGTGGACCCGTTCGTGGACGCACTCGCGCGCGTCAGAGAGTATCTCGACCGGGTGCTCGCGGGTTATTTAAGAAAAGAGGGCGCGAATATCCGCTACCTCGACCTCGGTGGAGGCTTGGGCATTCGATATAAGGATGAAGAGCCGCCTCGTCCGGAAGAATACGCCGCCGCGCTCATCAAGGGTCTCGAGGGACTCGACGTCACCCTGATTCTCGAGCCGGGCCGCGTGATCGTCGGCAACGCGGGCATTCTCGTCACCGAAGTTCTTTATCTTAAGGAGACCGACGAGAAGAAGTTCGTCGTCGTGGACGGCGGCATGAACGATCTGATTCGACCCGCGCTTTACGGTTCCTACCAGGCGATCCGTCCCGTGGCCGATAAAAAGTCCGAGACGATCGTCGCCGACGTCGTCGGACCGATCTGCGAGAGCGGAGATTTTTTCGCCAAAGACCGCGAAGTCCCGAGACCCGAGCCCGGCGACCTGCTGGCGGTCATGAGCGCCGGGGCGTATGGTTTTACCATGGCGTCGAACTACAATTCGCACCCGCGCCCGGCGGAGGTCCTGGTGGACGGCGATAAATTCTACGTCGTCCGGCGGCGGGAGAGCCTGGAAGATCTCATCAGCGGAGAAACGATACCGGCGGTGCTACAATAAAGTTTAAAGGTTTCAGGGTTCAAGGGTTTAAGGGGCAAAGATGGGCCAGCTTCGCTTCACCAAGATGCACGGCTGTGGCAACGATTTTGTTTTTATCGATTGCCTGGGCGGCGAGAAGCGCGACCTCGAAAAGCTCGCGAAAAGGCTCTGCGACCGGCGCTTCGGCATCGGCGCGGACCAACTCTTGACGATCCATCCGTCTGAGATCGCCGACTTCAAAATGGAGATCTACAACGCCGACGGCGGCCAGGTGGAGATGTGCGGCAACGGCATCCGCTGCTTCGCCAAATACGTGAACGACCACGGTCTCACGCAAAAAAAGGAGCTGGCGGTGGAAACGTTGGCGGGCATCATCCGGCCGCGCCTCGTCGGCGATCTGGTCGAGGTGGACATGGGCGAGCCGATCCTCGACGGCAGGAAGATTCCGGTCAACGCCGACGGCAAAATTTTCGACTATCCCTTGGAAGTCGATGGAACGACTCACCGCGTGACTTGCGTCTCGATGGGGAATCCGCATTGCGTCGTGTATCCCGACGATCCGGACGGTTTGGATCTCGAGAAGATCGGCCCGTGCTTCGAGCATCATGCTTTCTTTCCCAACCGGGTGAACACCGAATTGGTCAAGGTGCTCGGCGCGGAAGAGATCCGCATGCGCGTCTGGGAGCGCGGCGCCGGAGAGACCTGGGCCTGCGGCACGGGCGCGTGCGCTGCGGTGGTGGCCGGCGCGCTGACGAAAAGACACGGCCGGAAGGTCACGGTCCATCTGCGCGGCGGCGACTTGCTGATCGATTGGCGCGACGACAATCGGGTTTATATGACGGGCGGGGCGGAAGAGGTGTTTCAAGGGACTGCGAAGCTATAGCGGGCTCAGCACGAACGGGAATTCCCTTGGTCTTTAAGAACTCCTCCGTTGGCCCTGAGCTCGTCGAAGGGTGAACGGAGGGCTTCTCAACGGCCTGTTAGCGGAGGGTAGTACCATGTTTGCCGGTTCTATGGTAGCGCTGGTGACGCCTTTCAAGGATGGCGGCGTCGATTGGCAGAGCCTCGAAGGGCTCGTGGAGTTTCACATTCAGAACGGGACCAACGGGATCGTTCCGTGCGGCACCACGGGAGAATCCGCCACGCTCGACCATGGCGAGCACCACGAGGTCATCAAGGCGGTCGTCAAGGCGGTTAAAAAACGCGTGCCGGTGATCGCCGGCACCGGGTCGAACTCGACGCAGGAAGCCGTCGATCTCACGATCGGCGCGGAGCGGGCCGGCGCCGACGGCGCGCTCATGATCTCACCTTATTATAACCGTCCGATGCAGGAAGGGATCTACCAGCACTACAAGAAAGTCGCTTCATCCGTGGGAATCCCGATCATCATCTACAATATTCCGGCGCGCACGGGATCGAAGATCGAGCCGGAGACGCTGGCGCGTCTCAGCGAGATCAAGAACGTCGCCGGCGTCAAAGAGGCGACTGGCTCCGTCGATCAGGCGATCGACGTGCTCCGTCTCTGCGGCGACCGGTTCGCGGTTTACTCGGGAGAGGATTCTCTCACCTATTCCCTCATGGCGCTCGGCGGCAAAGGCGTGATCTCGACCGTCGCGAATATAACTCCTAGGGAAATGTCCGACCTGACGCAGGCCTGTCTCAAAGGGGATTGGGAAACCGGCAGAAAGCTCCAGTTCAAGCTCCTTCCTCTGATCCGAGCGGTTTTCATCGAGACCAATCCGATTCCGATCAAGACCGCGCTCTCGATCATGGGCAAGTGCCGCGGCGACCTGCGCCTTCCCCTGACGCCGATGTCCGAGGGAAACGTCAAGAAGCTCAGACAGGCGATGGCCGACTTCGGTCTCATTCATGGCTGAAATGCTGGGCGTTGTCGTCTGCGGCGCGGCGGGTAGGATGGGGAGCGCGCTCGTCCGTCTCATTCATGAGAACCGCGCCATGAAACTCGCCGGCGCGGTGGAATTCGCCGGTAATCCGCAGATCGGAAAGGACGCCGGTGAAATGTCCGGCGTGGAAAAAATCGGCGTTCCGATCGTCGCCGAAATTGCGCCGCTCTTAAAAGGGCCGGTCGTGATCGTCGAGTTCACGGCCCCGGATGCGACGCTGGCGCACGTGAGAATCGCCGCGCAAAAAGGAGTGCCGATCGTTATCGGCACGACTGGGCTCAATCCGAAGCAGTTGGGTGAGATCAAAAAGCTTTCGCGCCGGACGCGCGTCCTTATCTCAGCCAATATGTCGCTTGGTGTGAACCTGCTGATCAGTCTCATGGGCAGAGTAGCAAAGACGCTCGGCGACGATTACGACGTCGAGATCGTCGAGGCGCACCACCGTTTCAAGAAAGACGCGCCGAGCGGAACGGCCCTGGCGCTGGCGCAGCCGATCGCTCAAGCGCTCAACCGCGACCTGGATCAAGCCGGCGTCTGCGGACGAAAAGGAATCGTCGGCGAAAGGACCAAGCAGGAGATCGGCCTGCTCTCCGTTCGCGCCGGAGATATCGTCGGCGATCATACTGTGATCTTCGGCGGCCTGGGCGAGCGGGTCGAGTTCATCCACCGCGCCCAGAGCCGCGAGACCTTCGCGCGCGGCGCTCTCCGCGCCGCCGAGTGGCTGGTCAAACAAAAAAACGGCCTCTACAGCATGCAGGACGTGCTGGGGCTGAAGTAAAAAAACTCATGGTCGATATGGAAACCATCGTGTCGCTGTGCAAGCGGCGCGGGTTTATTTTTCAGTCGAGCGAGATTTACGGCGGCACGGGGTCCTGTTGGGACTACGGCCCGCTCGGCATGGAGCTTAAGAACAACGTCAAGCGCGCCTGGTGGCGCGACAACGTTCAGCTCCGCTCCGACATGGTCGGGCTTGACGCCTCGATCCTCATGCATCCGACGGTGTGGAAGGCGAGCGGACATATCGATCACTTCACCGACCCGATGGTCGATTGCAAGGCGTGCAAGCGGCGCTTTCGCGCGGACAAGCTCGACGAAGAAGAGTGGGTTCATTACTGCGCGGCCACCAAGGGAAACAAGTTCGTGATCCCCGGCGGCGAGGCGTGCAAGCATTGCGGCGGTAAGCGAACGCTCTGCCCGGCCTGCGGCAAGGGGGAGCTCACGCCGCCGCGCCAGTTCAATCTCATGTTCAAGACTTTTATGGGGCCGGTGGAGGACGAGGCCGCGGTCACGTATCTTCGTCCCGAAACCGCCCAGGGCATTTTCGTTAACTTCGAAAACATTCAGCAGGCGATGCGCCTCAAGCTACCGTTCGGCATCGCGCAAATTGGCAAGGCCTTCCGCAACGAGATTACGCCGGGAAATTTCACCTTCCGCACGCGCGAGTTCGAGCAGATGGAGATCGAGTATTTCGTCATGCCGGGCTCGGACGAGGAGTGGCACCAGCGGTGGATCGACGAACGCTTCGCCTGGTACCAAAAGTACGGCCTGAGAAAAGAAAATATCCGGCTGCGCGAGCATGAGAAAGACGAGCTAGCCCACTACGCCAAGCGAACGGCGGACATCGAATACCGATTCGCCATGGGCTGGAGCGAACTGGAGGGGATCGCGAACCGCACGGACTTCGATCTCAAACAACACGCGCAGTTCAGCGGCAAGGCACTGGAGTATTTCGATGAGGAGACAAAACAGAAAGTCGTGCCGTACGTGATCGAGCCGTCGGCGGGAGCCGACCGTTCGACGCTCGCCTTTCTCGTCGATGCCTACCATCAGGAAGAGGTGAGAGGCGAGAAGCGCGTGGTTCTCCGCTTTCATCCCGAGCTGGCGCCGGTCAAGGTCGCGGTCCTGCCGCTGCTCAAAAAAAACGACCGAATCGTCGAGACGGCAAAAAAGCTATGCGCGGATTTAAAGCAGCGCTGGGTTTCAGTATACGACGATACCGCCTCGATCGGCCGGCTTTATCGCCGGCAGGACGAGGTTGGAACCGCGTTTTGCGTGACGGTGGACGTTCAGACGGTCGGCGACGACAAGACGGCGGCGGACGAGAAGGTCACAATCCGCGACCGCGACACGATGCAGCAAGTCCGCGTTCCGATCTCCAGCCTGCAGAATATCATGGCCGAACTGATGGCGGGAAAATGGCCGGACATCGCCGGCCAAGAATCCTACAAAAAACCTGCGGCTAAATAATTACGAAAAAGACTTGCGGCGCTTTCTTAACGCCGCCTTCTAGTGGGTTGCGCTGTATTGAGCGAGCCGGCCGCAACGGATGGGACTGGAACTTCTATAGAGTACGGGTCATCGTAGTATGGGTCTGAGGCGTGGGCCTTGCCGGAGAAAACTGCAACCAAACCAGCCAGCGTGATTGCCAGAAGAAGCATTTTCACAAAACCACCCCCGCATCTGACCTTACCGGCAAGGCCCAAGCCTGTTTATTTGTGAAGGCCGCCTAGTAACGGCCGCCGCGCGCGTCTTCGTAGCCGTCGTTATAGCCGCGGTCTC of the Candidatus Binatia bacterium genome contains:
- a CDS encoding glycine--tRNA ligase; this encodes METIVSLCKRRGFIFQSSEIYGGTGSCWDYGPLGMELKNNVKRAWWRDNVQLRSDMVGLDASILMHPTVWKASGHIDHFTDPMVDCKACKRRFRADKLDEEEWVHYCAATKGNKFVIPGGEACKHCGGKRTLCPACGKGELTPPRQFNLMFKTFMGPVEDEAAVTYLRPETAQGIFVNFENIQQAMRLKLPFGIAQIGKAFRNEITPGNFTFRTREFEQMEIEYFVMPGSDEEWHQRWIDERFAWYQKYGLRKENIRLREHEKDELAHYAKRTADIEYRFAMGWSELEGIANRTDFDLKQHAQFSGKALEYFDEETKQKVVPYVIEPSAGADRSTLAFLVDAYHQEEVRGEKRVVLRFHPELAPVKVAVLPLLKKNDRIVETAKKLCADLKQRWVSVYDDTASIGRLYRRQDEVGTAFCVTVDVQTVGDDKTAADEKVTIRDRDTMQQVRVPISSLQNIMAELMAGKWPDIAGQESYKKPAAK